The following proteins are co-located in the Trichormus variabilis 0441 genome:
- a CDS encoding lysophospholipid acyltransferase family protein has translation MSQKQHPENTKLGWSLEERDPEFITSIMPLLGFFYHYYFRVQTSGWHHIPPQGKVLIVGSHNGGLAAPDMLMMMYDWFRRFGVERPSYGLMHPSVWQVTPALAQLVAKTGAIIAHPKMAYTALRSGASLLVYPGGAEDVFRPHSLRNKIYFAGRQGFIKLALRENVPIIPAISCGAHDTLIVLADIYNLVRQLHDRGMPWLFGVDPVVFPIYLGWPWGLSIGPLPNIPFPVSIHTRVCPPIIFERYGREAASDRHYVDECYNLVVSKMQQELDELVLFSQKQ, from the coding sequence ATGTCACAAAAGCAACATCCCGAAAACACAAAACTTGGATGGTCTCTAGAAGAGCGAGATCCAGAGTTTATTACATCTATTATGCCCCTCTTGGGCTTTTTCTATCATTATTATTTTCGCGTACAAACCAGTGGCTGGCATCACATCCCACCACAGGGAAAAGTCTTAATTGTTGGTTCCCACAATGGTGGACTAGCGGCTCCTGATATGTTGATGATGATGTATGACTGGTTTCGCCGATTTGGAGTAGAGCGACCAAGCTATGGTTTGATGCACCCCAGCGTTTGGCAAGTTACCCCAGCATTAGCGCAGCTAGTAGCGAAAACCGGAGCCATCATTGCTCATCCCAAAATGGCTTATACTGCTTTGCGTTCTGGAGCTAGTTTACTAGTGTATCCAGGGGGAGCAGAAGATGTTTTCCGACCCCATTCTTTACGTAACAAAATCTATTTTGCAGGACGACAAGGTTTTATCAAGCTAGCCTTACGGGAAAATGTGCCAATTATTCCAGCAATTTCCTGTGGCGCTCACGATACATTGATTGTGCTGGCTGATATATATAACCTTGTCAGACAGTTGCACGATAGGGGAATGCCCTGGTTGTTTGGTGTTGATCCGGTGGTATTTCCCATTTATCTCGGTTGGCCTTGGGGATTATCTATTGGCCCACTACCTAATATTCCTTTTCCTGTATCCATACACACGCGGGTTTGCCCACCGATTATATTTGAACGTTATGGAAGAGAAGCCGCAAGCGATCGCCATTATGTCGATGAATGCTACAACTTGGTTGTGAGTAAGATGCAGCAGGAGTTAGACGAGCTAGTGTTATTCAGCCAAAAGCAATAA
- a CDS encoding rRNA large subunit pseudouridine synthase E: protein MTNDDRYIIFHKPYGVLSQFTQESPKHITLKDYIDVPNVYPVGRLDWDSEGLLLLTNNGRLQHRLSDPRFGHERTYWVQVERIPDEEAINRLQAGVEIQDYRTRPAKVRLLPEYPPVGDRQPPIRFRKNVPTAWLEMTLTEGKNRQVRRMTAAVGFPTLRLLRVSIGHLRLDGLALGEWRDLTSLELKLLHDSSRSRGISKFSR from the coding sequence ATGACTAATGACGATCGCTATATTATTTTTCATAAACCCTATGGTGTCCTGAGCCAGTTTACTCAGGAATCACCCAAGCATATAACTCTTAAAGATTATATTGATGTACCTAATGTTTATCCTGTGGGGAGATTGGATTGGGATAGTGAAGGGTTACTATTATTAACCAATAATGGTAGGTTGCAGCATCGGCTTTCTGATCCGCGTTTTGGTCATGAGCGGACTTACTGGGTACAGGTAGAACGGATTCCCGATGAGGAGGCTATCAACAGGCTACAAGCAGGGGTGGAGATTCAAGATTATCGGACACGGCCGGCAAAAGTGAGGTTATTACCAGAATATCCCCCTGTAGGCGATCGCCAACCGCCGATTAGATTTCGCAAAAATGTTCCTACAGCTTGGTTAGAAATGACTTTGACTGAAGGTAAAAATCGTCAAGTCCGGCGCATGACTGCGGCTGTGGGGTTTCCGACTTTGCGGTTATTGCGGGTAAGTATAGGTCATTTACGCTTGGATGGTCTGGCTTTAGGTGAGTGGCGTGATCTCACTTCCTTGGAACTTAAGTTGCTGCATGACTCGTCTCGGAGTCGAGGGATAAGCAAATTCTCTCGTTAA
- a CDS encoding PAS domain-containing protein, with the protein MKRDTTGKFVSNWDSEPKHRYSVSLTSTAWRSLDEEAHKQGISRSELIEHFARHLGSEQNLTDEVISVNAGNAEQQPILATVFNQDINNHQQLQLVTSPETECQVTTILESITDAFVAFDENWHYTYVNQAAVKILHKTPVELIGKHVWDEVFPELVGGVAYQELHRAVAEQVAVSWEEFGESVQCCLEANAYPFAQGVAVYFRDITERKKAEAERERLLHELETERTRFEAVLRQMPAGVMIADADSGKLVLTNEQAKQILRYNFEDSLELEEYVPVTPFAAFRCDGQPYTPYEYPLPRSLLTGEVISQEEMLLRWEDNSHIFISVNSAPILNSQGQIVAAAIVFQDITERKRLESELQQREQEFKMVAENAPDIISRVDREFRHLYVSPAVEAATGIPPEVFIGKTNTELGMPEEICTFWHENLQRAFDTGQKQVVEFSFPTPTGLRWYQSHLAPEFASDGSATTLVNIARDVTDYKRIEQALLDNEERLRLALTVAQAAQRQLATIFETSPVGIALLDSQQRFVAINQALAQINGLTRQEHLGRSITELFGESDPQVVQVFHDIYTTGEPFISPSFAVNLPGRSDRQPGYYNVYYLPTTNSNHQVEDVLVYVLDVTEQVRLERGLRFLSETSKVLASSLDYQTTLERLAQLAVPELADWCTVHMVAENGSVEEIAVAHVDPAKLAWAEEIRRKYPLNLNDPRGAALTLRTGQSDLLIDIPDELLVQAARDPEHLEILRQVGFKSAMTVPLRTQTRTLGVISFICAESGHKYDQSSMQLAEELAYRASLAIDNAHLYRLAQSDRTKAEAANRIKDEFLAVLSHELRSPLNPILGWSRILRTKQLSPTKVDQALETIERNAKLQAQLIEDLLDVSRILQGKMTLNVAPVNLAATITAALETVQLAAEAKNIHIQTTLKPIAGNVVGDQNRLQQVIWNLLSNAVKFTPSGGQIEVQLAQVNLYAQIQVKDSGKGIAREFLPYVFEYFRQEDGATTRKFGGLGLGLAIVRHFTELHGGTVHVSSLGQDLGATFTVRLPLNLVEQELPADDEQLKKVTDLTGTHILVVDDDADMRELAEFILIQFGAQVTTAASAVEALNIFSHFIPDLLLCDIGMPEMDGYSLMRQIRQWLPHEGGTIPAIALTAYAGEINQQQALAAGFHQHISKPVEPEELVQTIFQLLHPVQ; encoded by the coding sequence ATGAAACGGGACACCACAGGTAAGTTTGTTAGCAATTGGGATTCGGAACCGAAACACAGATATAGTGTGTCTCTTACCAGTACAGCATGGCGATCGCTTGATGAGGAAGCACACAAGCAGGGAATTTCTCGTTCGGAATTGATTGAACATTTTGCTCGTCACTTGGGAAGTGAGCAGAATCTCACGGATGAGGTAATTAGCGTAAATGCTGGAAATGCCGAACAGCAACCAATATTAGCTACAGTCTTTAATCAAGACATCAATAACCATCAGCAACTCCAACTCGTCACATCTCCAGAAACTGAGTGCCAAGTCACAACGATTCTGGAAAGCATTACCGATGCTTTTGTCGCCTTTGATGAAAATTGGCACTACACCTATGTGAATCAGGCGGCGGTGAAAATTCTGCACAAAACGCCAGTAGAACTCATTGGTAAACACGTTTGGGATGAAGTTTTTCCAGAACTTGTAGGTGGTGTGGCTTACCAAGAACTACACCGGGCTGTAGCCGAACAAGTTGCTGTGTCTTGGGAAGAATTTGGGGAATCTGTTCAATGTTGTTTAGAGGCTAATGCTTATCCCTTTGCTCAGGGTGTGGCGGTTTATTTCCGCGATATCACAGAACGCAAAAAAGCTGAAGCAGAGAGAGAACGTTTGCTCCATGAACTGGAAACTGAACGCACTCGGTTTGAAGCGGTCTTGCGACAAATGCCAGCTGGGGTGATGATTGCTGATGCAGATTCAGGTAAGTTAGTTCTTACTAATGAACAAGCCAAACAGATTCTGAGGTACAACTTTGAAGATTCATTAGAGCTGGAAGAATACGTACCAGTAACTCCCTTTGCCGCCTTTCGCTGTGATGGACAGCCGTACACTCCTTATGAGTACCCACTGCCCCGATCGCTGTTGACTGGTGAAGTGATTTCTCAGGAGGAAATGCTGTTACGCTGGGAAGATAACAGCCATATTTTCATCAGCGTTAACTCAGCGCCTATTTTAAATAGTCAGGGGCAAATTGTAGCAGCTGCGATCGTTTTTCAGGATATCACCGAACGTAAACGCTTAGAATCAGAACTGCAACAGCGTGAGCAAGAATTCAAGATGGTGGCGGAAAATGCCCCCGATATTATTAGCCGCGTTGATAGAGAATTTCGCCATCTTTATGTCAGCCCTGCCGTAGAAGCAGCTACAGGTATTCCACCAGAGGTATTTATTGGTAAAACTAATACCGAATTAGGAATGCCAGAGGAAATCTGCACTTTTTGGCATGAAAATCTACAGCGAGCCTTTGACACAGGTCAAAAACAAGTTGTGGAATTTAGTTTTCCCACCCCAACAGGTCTTCGCTGGTATCAATCCCATCTCGCCCCAGAATTTGCTAGTGATGGTTCTGCGACAACGCTAGTAAATATTGCTCGTGATGTCACAGACTACAAACGAATCGAACAGGCGCTACTAGATAATGAAGAACGCTTACGATTAGCGTTAACGGTGGCACAAGCTGCACAACGGCAACTAGCAACAATTTTTGAAACCTCGCCGGTGGGAATTGCCCTGTTAGATAGCCAGCAGCGATTTGTTGCCATTAATCAAGCCTTAGCCCAAATTAACGGACTCACCCGCCAAGAACACTTGGGACGTTCAATTACCGAACTTTTTGGTGAATCAGATCCCCAAGTAGTCCAAGTCTTTCATGACATTTACACTACAGGTGAACCTTTTATTTCACCTAGCTTCGCTGTCAACTTACCTGGACGCAGCGATCGCCAACCTGGTTACTATAATGTCTACTATCTGCCCACAACCAACTCAAATCATCAAGTGGAAGATGTTTTAGTTTACGTGTTGGATGTGACAGAACAAGTACGATTAGAGCGTGGTCTACGCTTTCTTTCGGAAACAAGTAAAGTTTTGGCTTCTTCCCTCGATTATCAAACCACCTTAGAACGCTTGGCACAACTGGCAGTGCCAGAGTTAGCTGATTGGTGTACAGTCCACATGGTGGCAGAAAATGGTTCTGTTGAGGAGATTGCGGTGGCTCATGTTGACCCAGCTAAACTAGCATGGGCAGAGGAAATCCGACGCAAATATCCTCTAAATTTGAATGATCCGAGAGGGGCTGCATTAACATTGCGAACTGGTCAATCAGATTTATTAATCGATATTCCCGATGAATTACTTGTACAAGCGGCCCGTGACCCAGAACACTTAGAAATTTTGCGGCAAGTTGGGTTTAAATCTGCAATGACAGTACCACTCAGAACCCAAACACGGACTCTCGGCGTGATTTCCTTTATCTGTGCCGAATCTGGTCATAAATATGACCAAAGCAGTATGCAGCTAGCAGAAGAACTGGCTTACCGCGCTTCCTTAGCAATTGATAATGCCCACTTGTATCGGTTAGCTCAAAGCGATCGCACCAAGGCAGAAGCAGCCAACCGCATCAAAGACGAATTTCTTGCTGTACTGTCCCATGAATTGCGATCGCCTCTCAATCCCATTCTGGGGTGGTCAAGAATCCTCAGAACTAAGCAGCTATCCCCCACAAAAGTTGACCAAGCCCTAGAAACTATCGAACGCAACGCCAAGCTACAAGCCCAACTAATTGAGGATTTATTAGACGTTTCCCGCATCCTCCAAGGAAAAATGACCTTGAATGTTGCCCCGGTTAATTTAGCCGCCACCATTACAGCCGCCTTGGAAACTGTACAACTGGCCGCAGAAGCTAAGAACATTCACATTCAGACCACACTCAAACCCATTGCTGGCAATGTTGTCGGCGATCAGAACCGCTTGCAACAGGTCATCTGGAATCTCCTTTCCAACGCTGTCAAATTTACACCCTCTGGTGGACAAATTGAGGTGCAATTGGCACAGGTGAATCTTTATGCCCAAATTCAAGTTAAAGATAGTGGTAAAGGAATTGCACGGGAGTTTCTGCCTTATGTGTTTGAATATTTCCGTCAAGAAGATGGGGCGACAACCCGAAAATTCGGTGGGCTAGGATTAGGGCTGGCGATCGTCCGCCATTTCACCGAACTGCATGGGGGAACAGTCCATGTGAGTAGTCTAGGACAAGATTTAGGCGCAACATTCACCGTCCGCCTACCATTAAATCTGGTCGAGCAAGAGTTACCTGCTGATGACGAGCAATTAAAAAAGGTGACAGACCTCACAGGCACCCATATATTAGTTGTGGACGACGATGCAGATATGCGGGAATTAGCCGAATTTATCCTGATACAATTTGGCGCACAAGTAACAACAGCCGCCTCAGCAGTAGAAGCGTTGAATATTTTCAGCCACTTCATCCCCGATTTGCTGTTATGTGATATCGGTATGCCAGAAATGGACGGCTATTCTCTGATGCGGCAAATTAGACAATGGTTGCCCCATGAGGGAGGTACAATACCAGCGATCGCCCTAACCGCTTATGCAGGGGAAATCAACCAACAACAAGCTTTAGCCGCCGGATTTCACCAGCATATTTCCAAACCCGTGGAACCAGAGGAGTTAGTGCAGACAATTTTTCAACTACTCCACCCCGTTCAGTAA
- a CDS encoding S8 family peptidase: MPTNTIDQNPLSIDRQNSAYISSADIFNTENNHTSKLGFRSSYTPENATTTATSTYNSTNGYGLVNAGAAVPQAAGQNPYSDVANLGGNNWGLDMINAPEVWANGHTGQGVIVAVIDTGVDTNHEDLRNNIWTNTKEIPGNGIDDDGNGYIDDVHGWNFNDNNNNTLDNNGHGTHVSGIIAGGNNGFGVTGVAYNSQIMAVKVLDESGSGSYSAIANGIYYAVDNGARVINLSLGGNSSSRTLKSAIEYASSKGAIVVMAAGNDGESTPDYPARYANQTGIAVGAVDANKNLTDFSNRSGNTTMAYVTAPGQSVYSSVPNNQYANYSGTSMATPYVAGVVALMLSANPNLTETQVRDIITSTAGNTNSDTTPKTDSDFNFDFGSVVDNLFGGLSLNNTSISTSSLNSQSLQKSNTFTTSSNPASVLSNNQTSTAYQTELTHKYYQDSLPNSLANSPTDIDTGNNIDFTEFMNIIVTRLKEYQKLLGG; this comes from the coding sequence ATGCCCACAAACACGATTGATCAAAATCCCCTTTCAATTGACAGGCAAAATTCCGCTTATATCTCCTCAGCAGATATTTTTAATACAGAAAATAATCATACTTCTAAGTTGGGTTTTCGTAGTAGCTACACTCCAGAGAATGCTACTACCACTGCTACCAGCACTTACAACTCAACTAATGGCTATGGTTTAGTGAATGCAGGCGCAGCCGTACCTCAAGCTGCTGGGCAGAATCCTTATAGTGATGTTGCTAACCTTGGCGGGAATAATTGGGGCTTAGATATGATAAATGCTCCAGAAGTATGGGCAAATGGACATACAGGCCAAGGCGTAATCGTGGCGGTGATAGATACGGGCGTAGACACTAACCATGAGGATTTACGTAATAATATCTGGACTAATACCAAAGAAATTCCTGGTAACGGCATAGATGACGATGGTAATGGCTATATTGATGATGTCCACGGCTGGAATTTTAACGACAACAATAACAACACCCTTGATAATAATGGTCATGGAACCCATGTTTCCGGGATTATTGCTGGGGGAAATAATGGCTTTGGTGTGACTGGTGTTGCTTACAATTCCCAGATTATGGCTGTGAAGGTGCTGGATGAATCTGGTTCTGGTTCTTATAGTGCGATCGCCAACGGAATTTACTATGCTGTAGATAATGGGGCAAGAGTCATCAACCTCAGTCTAGGCGGCAATTCTTCCAGTCGTACTCTCAAGTCTGCAATTGAATATGCTAGCAGTAAAGGGGCGATCGTTGTCATGGCTGCTGGCAATGATGGTGAATCTACGCCAGACTACCCTGCTCGTTACGCCAATCAAACAGGAATCGCTGTTGGTGCAGTAGATGCTAATAAAAATTTAACTGATTTCTCCAACCGTTCTGGCAATACGACAATGGCTTATGTCACCGCCCCAGGACAAAGCGTTTATTCTTCAGTACCAAATAATCAGTACGCCAATTATAGTGGTACATCGATGGCGACCCCTTACGTTGCTGGTGTAGTCGCCCTCATGCTCAGTGCTAACCCCAATTTAACTGAAACCCAGGTACGAGATATTATTACCAGCACCGCAGGAAACACCAACAGCGACACTACACCCAAAACAGACTCCGACTTTAACTTTGACTTTGGTTCTGTTGTGGATAACTTATTTGGTGGTTTAAGTCTGAATAACACATCAATTAGCACTTCTAGCCTCAACTCCCAGTCTTTGCAAAAAAGCAATACTTTCACCACCAGTTCAAATCCTGCATCTGTATTATCCAATAATCAAACATCCACCGCTTACCAAACAGAGTTGACCCACAAATATTATCAAGACTCTCTACCCAACAGCCTGGCCAACAGCCCGACTGATATTGATACTGGTAATAATATTGATTTTACAGAGTTCATGAATATCATCGTCACCCGACTGAAAGAGTACCAAAAATTATTGGGTGGATAA
- the thiC gene encoding phosphomethylpyrimidine synthase produces the protein MRTEWVAKRRGQGNVTQMHYARQGVITEEMQYVAQRENLPADLIREEVARGRMIIPANINHTNLEPMAIGIASKCKVNANIGASPNSSNLQEEVDKLNLAVKYGADTVMDLSTGGGNLDEIRTAIINASPVPIGTVPVYQALESVHGTIENLTPEDFLHIIEKHAQQGVDYQTIHAGILIEHLPLVRSRITGIVSRGGGILARWMLHHHKQNPLYTHFRDIIEIFKRYDVSFSLGDSLRPGCTHDASDDAQLAELKTLGQLTRKAWEHDVQVMVEGPGHVPMDQIEFNVKKQMEECSEAPFYVLGPLVTDIAPGYDHITSAIGAAMAGWYGTAMLCYVTPKEHLGLPNAEDVRNGLIAYKIAAHAADIARHRPGARDRDDELSKARYNFDWNRQFELSLDPERAKEYHDETLPADIYKTAEFCSMCGPKFCPMQTKVDADALTELEKFLAKEKEVMI, from the coding sequence ATGCGGACAGAATGGGTTGCTAAACGACGTGGGCAAGGTAATGTAACTCAAATGCACTATGCACGTCAGGGTGTCATTACCGAAGAAATGCAGTATGTCGCCCAACGGGAAAATCTGCCGGCTGACCTCATTCGTGAGGAAGTAGCGCGGGGAAGAATGATTATCCCAGCTAATATTAATCACACTAATTTAGAGCCAATGGCAATTGGCATCGCCTCTAAATGTAAAGTAAATGCTAATATCGGTGCCTCCCCCAACTCTTCCAATCTGCAAGAAGAAGTTGATAAGCTGAACTTGGCGGTGAAATATGGCGCTGATACCGTCATGGACTTGTCCACAGGCGGCGGGAACTTAGATGAAATTCGTACTGCCATCATTAACGCCTCCCCCGTACCCATTGGTACAGTACCAGTCTATCAAGCCTTGGAAAGCGTCCACGGCACAATTGAAAATCTGACCCCAGAAGATTTTCTGCACATCATCGAAAAACACGCCCAGCAAGGGGTGGACTATCAAACCATCCATGCCGGAATTTTGATAGAACATTTACCCCTAGTCAGAAGCCGCATCACCGGTATTGTTTCCCGTGGTGGTGGTATTTTGGCGCGGTGGATGCTACATCACCACAAACAAAACCCACTTTACACCCACTTCCGCGACATCATTGAAATTTTCAAGAGATATGATGTTTCCTTCAGTTTAGGCGATTCCCTCCGCCCTGGCTGTACTCACGATGCGTCTGATGATGCCCAACTAGCGGAACTCAAAACCCTGGGACAACTCACCCGCAAAGCTTGGGAACACGATGTACAGGTGATGGTAGAAGGCCCTGGACACGTCCCAATGGATCAAATTGAGTTCAACGTCAAAAAGCAGATGGAAGAGTGTTCTGAAGCACCATTCTATGTGTTAGGGCCATTGGTAACAGACATCGCCCCTGGTTATGATCACATCACTTCCGCCATTGGCGCGGCGATGGCTGGTTGGTATGGTACAGCTATGCTGTGCTACGTTACACCAAAAGAACACTTGGGGTTACCCAACGCTGAAGATGTCCGCAATGGCTTGATTGCTTATAAGATAGCCGCCCATGCAGCCGACATTGCTAGACATCGCCCAGGTGCAAGAGACAGAGACGATGAACTCTCCAAAGCCCGTTATAACTTTGACTGGAACCGTCAGTTTGAATTATCACTAGACCCAGAAAGAGCGAAGGAATACCACGATGAAACCTTACCAGCAGATATTTACAAAACTGCCGAGTTCTGTTCGATGTGTGGGCCTAAGTTCTGTCCTATGCAAACTAAGGTTGATGCTGATGCGCTGACAGAACTTGAGAAGTTCTTGGCGAAGGAAAAAGAAGTCATGATTTAG
- a CDS encoding D-alanine--D-alanine ligase family protein → MSKLRVGLLFGGRSGEHEVSISSARAIASALSAGENASKYEILPFYIHKDGRWLAGEAPQQVLKSGAPLLESSNSSPADNNLVNSQQQTLERWQSPSQVAEVDVWFPILHGPNGEDGTIQGLLTLMQTPFVGSGVLGSALGMDKIAMKMAFEQAGLPQVKYKAVTRAQIWSNPCVFPKLCDEIEASLGYPCFVKPANLGSSVGISKVRSRQELEDALDNAANYDRRIIVEAGVVAREVECAVLGNDQPQASTVGEITFNSDFYDYETKYTAGKADLLIPAVIPDEISRQIQDMALQAFAAVDAAGLARVDFFYVEATGEVLINEINTLPGFTATSMYPQLWAYSGIPFPELVDKLVQLAIERHNPSH, encoded by the coding sequence ATGAGTAAGTTGCGGGTAGGATTGTTATTTGGCGGTCGTTCTGGAGAACATGAAGTTTCTATAAGTTCCGCACGGGCGATCGCTTCAGCCCTAAGTGCAGGAGAAAATGCTAGTAAGTACGAAATATTGCCGTTTTATATCCACAAGGATGGGCGTTGGCTAGCAGGAGAAGCCCCACAACAGGTACTCAAATCAGGTGCGCCTCTATTGGAATCGTCAAACTCCTCACCAGCAGACAATAATCTCGTAAACTCCCAACAACAAACTCTCGAACGTTGGCAATCACCTTCTCAAGTTGCGGAAGTAGATGTGTGGTTTCCCATTCTCCACGGGCCTAATGGTGAAGATGGCACAATTCAAGGTTTGCTTACTCTCATGCAAACTCCTTTTGTCGGTTCCGGCGTTTTGGGTTCAGCACTGGGAATGGATAAGATAGCGATGAAGATGGCTTTTGAGCAAGCTGGACTACCCCAGGTGAAATATAAGGCTGTCACCAGAGCGCAAATTTGGTCAAATCCCTGCGTATTTCCCAAATTATGCGATGAAATTGAGGCGAGCTTAGGTTATCCCTGTTTTGTCAAACCAGCTAACCTTGGTTCTTCTGTTGGGATTTCTAAAGTGCGATCGCGCCAAGAATTAGAAGATGCTTTAGATAATGCCGCTAACTATGACCGCCGAATTATTGTAGAGGCGGGAGTTGTAGCAAGGGAAGTAGAATGTGCAGTTTTAGGTAACGACCAACCCCAAGCTTCCACCGTGGGCGAAATTACCTTTAATAGTGACTTTTATGATTACGAAACTAAATATACGGCTGGTAAAGCAGATTTACTGATTCCCGCCGTGATTCCCGACGAAATCAGCCGTCAAATTCAAGACATGGCTTTACAAGCCTTCGCAGCTGTTGACGCTGCTGGGTTAGCCAGAGTAGACTTTTTCTACGTGGAAGCTACAGGAGAGGTGTTGATTAATGAGATCAACACCCTACCAGGTTTCACCGCTACCAGTATGTACCCCCAACTCTGGGCCTATAGTGGCATCCCCTTTCCAGAATTGGTGGATAAGTTAGTCCAACTGGCGATAGAAAGACACAATCCTAGTCATTAG
- a CDS encoding IS5-like element ISAva5 family transposase, protein MTLHPRDMSQIPETTAQVARNSFPKGNIYMKMRDEIGVLYKDEDFVKLYRADCGQSGISAGQLALVTVMQFIEGLTDRQAADAVRGHIDWKYALSLELNDPGFDYSVLSEFRQRLIKAGRERELLNQMLARFQELGWLKNRGRVRTDSTHVLAAVRQLNRLELVGETLRHTLNDLAYFAPDWLKSRVDVDWFERYSLRFEQYRLPKSKAEREKLRRKIGEDGHHLLSALYADSTCNWLWQIPSVETLRIVWVQQYYIQLQQVYWREQDNLPPNRLQIESPYDVDARNSSKREINWTGYNLHLTEICHPILPNLIINVETSVATSADVEMTPVIHSRLNQNNLLPQEHVVDTGYVNAQNLVDSQSHFHVDLVGKVPPGTSWQATAQSGFEQNCFTIHWDLMRVDCPMGKQSKSWRTTVDSHDNPVVKIQFDKSDCSLCSSRSKCTRSKKLPRLLTLKPQELHLALHDARIRQKTESFQQIYHQRAGVEGLISQATGRYQLRRCRYIGLAKTLLQHVITAAAINFSRMWDWWQHVPRSQTRVSHFARIAPTAS, encoded by the coding sequence ATGACCCTGCACCCGCGTGATATGTCGCAGATTCCTGAAACAACAGCGCAAGTAGCCCGGAATTCATTTCCCAAAGGGAACATATATATGAAGATGCGGGATGAAATAGGAGTGTTATATAAGGATGAGGATTTTGTCAAACTTTACCGCGCAGATTGTGGTCAAAGTGGAATATCAGCAGGACAACTGGCATTAGTGACAGTAATGCAATTTATCGAAGGTTTAACGGATAGACAAGCGGCGGATGCAGTGAGGGGTCATATTGATTGGAAATACGCACTATCGTTGGAATTAAATGACCCAGGGTTTGATTATTCAGTACTTTCAGAATTTCGTCAGCGATTAATCAAAGCAGGACGAGAGCGAGAGTTACTCAACCAAATGCTAGCTCGTTTCCAAGAACTAGGTTGGCTCAAAAATCGCGGCCGTGTCAGAACTGATTCAACTCACGTATTAGCCGCAGTACGACAGTTAAATCGTTTGGAATTAGTGGGAGAAACTTTACGTCATACCTTAAATGACTTGGCTTATTTTGCCCCTGATTGGCTCAAATCGAGAGTTGACGTTGATTGGTTTGAACGTTACTCCCTGAGATTTGAGCAATACCGCTTGCCCAAATCAAAAGCCGAACGTGAGAAATTGAGGCGAAAAATTGGTGAGGATGGTCATCATTTGCTATCCGCTTTGTATGCAGACTCAACTTGTAATTGGCTGTGGCAGATTCCATCAGTGGAAACATTACGTATAGTTTGGGTGCAACAATACTATATTCAATTGCAACAAGTCTATTGGCGAGAACAAGATAACTTACCACCAAATAGACTACAGATTGAATCTCCTTACGATGTTGATGCACGCAATTCCAGCAAGCGAGAAATCAACTGGACTGGTTATAATCTGCATCTGACAGAAATTTGTCACCCCATACTGCCAAACTTAATTATCAATGTGGAAACGTCCGTGGCCACAAGTGCGGATGTTGAGATGACACCAGTAATTCATTCTCGTTTAAACCAGAACAATCTTTTGCCACAAGAACATGTTGTCGATACTGGCTATGTCAATGCTCAAAACTTAGTCGATAGTCAATCCCATTTTCATGTTGATTTAGTAGGAAAAGTTCCCCCCGGAACTAGTTGGCAAGCAACAGCACAATCCGGCTTTGAGCAAAATTGCTTCACTATTCATTGGGATTTGATGCGTGTTGATTGCCCAATGGGTAAACAAAGTAAGTCCTGGCGTACAACTGTCGATAGCCATGACAATCCAGTAGTCAAAATACAATTTGACAAATCCGATTGTTCGCTTTGTTCAAGTCGCTCAAAATGCACTCGCTCCAAAAAACTACCGCGTCTTCTGACCCTCAAACCACAGGAACTACATCTTGCATTACATGATGCTCGCATTCGCCAAAAAACTGAATCTTTTCAACAAATTTATCACCAACGTGCTGGCGTTGAAGGCTTGATTTCCCAAGCTACTGGTCGCTACCAATTACGCCGTTGTCGCTACATTGGTCTTGCCAAAACTCTCTTGCAGCATGTCATTACTGCTGCTGCTATCAACTTCAGTCGGATGTGGGATTGGTGGCAACATGTCCCACGCAGTCAGACTCGCGTTTCTCACTTTGCTCGAATTGCTCCCACTGCCTCATAG